Part of the Olsenella profusa DSM 13989 genome, GGAGATTGAGGGGTGCCTCGAGCAGATGGAGGGTGTGAGCCAGGCCGTGGTCGTTCCCACGCGCCGTTCGGGACGCGTGTATGGTCTGCGCGCCTACGTGGTGCTGGACCAGGGACATCCGTGCCCGAGGGGGAAGGAGGCTGCCCCCATAGCCATCACCGACTTCGCGCGCGCCGTCAAGCGGTACCTGGGCCAGCACCTGCCAGGTTACATGGTTCCCCGTACCGTTCGTGTGCTCGACCAGCTGCCGCTCACTGCCAACGGCAAGGTGGATCGCGCGGCCCTTGCGGCACGCAAGGGGTAGCCATGGTTCTCTTTGGTGTACCTAGCTTCTTCGCCATCCTGGTCGTCGTCGTGCTCGTCGCGGCGGTGTTGGGCCTCACGGGGCGTCCGCTCGCCCCTTGGGGCATGGCTTCCTCCCTTGTGCTGCTCGTCCTGCTGCTGTGGGGCCATCCCGACCAGGCAGTGGCGTTGGCCGTCTTTCTCATGCTCTCTCTTGGCATGACGCGCTGGCTCATGGCGCGTCCGCAGTCGCAGCCGCGCTTCTATGCGTCCGTGGCACTCGCCTGCGCCCCGCTCGTGACCTACAAGCTCACGGTGTCCCTTACGCCCGCCGGGCTCATGGGCTTCGTGGGCATCAGCTATGCCACGTTCAAGTCGATCCAGATTCTCATGGAGACGCACGACGGCCTTGTCACGTCGGATGACCTCTCCCTTGCCGACCAGCTCTACTTCCTGCTCAACTTCTTCGAGCTTGATTCCGGCCCCATCGACCGCAGCCGTCGCTTCGTGGCCGATGCCCACCGACGCATTCCACGCGACGAGTATGCGGGCATGCTGGCTCGCGGCATCCTGCTCGTCCTGGGTGGCATCGCCTACAAGATGGTGATCGCCGCCTATGTGCACCGCGGCTATGCACTCGTGCCCTGGGGGACGGGCCCTGTATGGCAGGAGCTCTGGCAGCAGGTCGTCATCTGCTACCAGTACGGCCTCTACCTCTTCTTCGACTTTGCAGGCTACACCATGATGGCCATGGGTGTGGGCTACTGCCTGGGCATACGCGTGCCACGCAACTTCCGTGCGCCCTTCCTCGCGAGCGACCCCATGGACTTCTGGAACCGCTGGCACATCACGCTCTCCACCTGGCTGCGCGACTTCGTGTTCATGCGTATCACGCGCGTGCTCATGAGGCATCGTGTGTTCAAGGGCACGAAGGGGCGCCTGCGTACGGCGCAGGTGGGACTCATCGTCAACATGTTGCTCATGGGGTTCTGGCATGGCGTCACGATCGACTACATCGGCTACGGCCTCTACCATGGCGTGCTCATGGCCGTCACCGAGGCCTATCATAGGAGTGCGTTCTTCAAGGCGCATCGGGACGCCGTCTGGCTTACCATGCTGTCATGGTTCGTGACCATGCAGCTGGTGTTCATGGGCTTTGCGCTGTTCTCGGGACAGGTTTCGTTTCTGGTGGGAGGGGCACTCAATGGTTGAGAGGATTTCCGCAGGTGAGCTTGAGGCTCGTATGCTCGACCTCATGGAGGAGGTCTGCGAAGACGCTGCCGTGCGCGACCATCGTGACGACGACCTCTTTGAGAGTGGCATGCTCGACTCCATGGCTGCCGTGGAGCTGCTTGTGGGCATCGAGGACGAGTTTGGCGTCTCCATCGCTCCCACGGAGCTCCCACGCGAGGAGATGAACACAGTCAACAAGATCATCGCCCAGGTAGCAAGCAGGTTGTAGCATGCGAGGGCGTCTGCGCATGCAGCTGGGCGACATGGGCCCTGGCAAGCACCTGCTTGTGGGCGTGTGCGGAGGACTTGTCGTTGCCGCCGTGGCGCTTGCCGTGATGATCGCGGCGCTGCCCGCCATGGGTCCCGCTCCGAGCTGGCGCTTCTATGACTATGTCTATGCCAGTGGCAAGTCCGAGAGCAGCTCGTTCGTCACGAGCAACATGGCCCCCGGCAGCCACCTCGTCTTCGGCTCCTCGGAGCTCTACATCTCCAAGGACACCGTGCCCACCTGCCCGCAGGCGGTGTTCGGGGAGGGTTGTGCAGACATGGGCATGACCTATGTGGGCGAGGCGTTCGACCAGAGCCTGTGGCAGGCCATCGCCGCCGGTGCCTATGCCAACAAGGTGCAGGACAAGAAGGTCATGATCATCGTCTCTCCCCAGTGGTTCTTCCGTGGGTCGGGACAGGAGGGCAAGTTCCCCTCTAAGTTCAGCTATTCGCTCTACCAGGAGTTCTGTGACAATCCCACCATCTCTGACGGAACGAAGGACTACGTGCGGCAGCGCGTGCTCGAGCTGGGTGTGGATGCAGGACAGGTGGCTGCCGCCAACAGGGACACGCCCGCCGATGCGCTCAATGGCCTCCTCTACTATCAGGCCGACCAGCTCTCCTTGCGCGGCAAGCTCGCGAACGTCATCGGCCTGGGCACAGGCAAGAATGCGGACCAACTGGCGGGAAGGGACAACGGCGAGCCTGACTGGCCGACGCTCCTTGCCAAGGGAAGGTCAGAGGGTGCTCAGATGTCCACGACCAATGCGTATGGCATCAATGACTCGTTCTGGCGTCGCAACGCCAACTATGATGCCGAATGGCACCAGACGTTTGACGAGGCGAGCGGCGAATACGACGATCTTGCCTGCTTCCTGCAGGTGTGCCATGAGAGCGGGCTCGATCCGCTCGTGTGCATCGTGCCGCTGCACGGAACGTGGTATGACCATGCGGGTGTGGGCAAGGATGTGCGCCAGTACTACTACCAGCGTATACGCGAGGTCTGCAACGATGCGGGCGTCTCGTACGCGGACTTCTCCAGCTGCGAGTATGAGCCGTACTTCCTCTGTGACACCGTGCATCCCGGTTGGGTGGGCTGGGTACGCATCGAGGAGGCCTTCTATGACTTCATGAAGGGCCGGGACGACGCCTTCCTGGGCGGCGGTGACCGGGGCGTGCCGGCGGGGCTCTCCTCGCCCGACGCGACGCAGCCCGCAGGCGAGGGGACGTCCTCGTGAGCGGGATCGCCGCGCCGCTGCGGCTCCTCCGAAAGCGGCATCCCCTGTCCGGTGGCAGGGAGCTGGCGCTGGCGTGGTCGGAACGCCACCCCCTGCAGCTGGCTGTGGCCGCTGGCGCACTCACTGTGGCCCTCGTGCTGATGATCGCATGGTTCCTGCTGTTCTCGGGGCTCAACGGCCCGGTGCAGTTCGTCTACGCGGCGTTCTGACGGGGCACGGGAGGC contains:
- the dltB gene encoding D-alanyl-lipoteichoic acid biosynthesis protein DltB; its protein translation is MVLFGVPSFFAILVVVVLVAAVLGLTGRPLAPWGMASSLVLLVLLLWGHPDQAVALAVFLMLSLGMTRWLMARPQSQPRFYASVALACAPLVTYKLTVSLTPAGLMGFVGISYATFKSIQILMETHDGLVTSDDLSLADQLYFLLNFFELDSGPIDRSRRFVADAHRRIPRDEYAGMLARGILLVLGGIAYKMVIAAYVHRGYALVPWGTGPVWQELWQQVVICYQYGLYLFFDFAGYTMMAMGVGYCLGIRVPRNFRAPFLASDPMDFWNRWHITLSTWLRDFVFMRITRVLMRHRVFKGTKGRLRTAQVGLIVNMLLMGFWHGVTIDYIGYGLYHGVLMAVTEAYHRSAFFKAHRDAVWLTMLSWFVTMQLVFMGFALFSGQVSFLVGGALNG
- the dltC gene encoding D-alanine--poly(phosphoribitol) ligase subunit DltC, with protein sequence MVERISAGELEARMLDLMEEVCEDAAVRDHRDDDLFESGMLDSMAAVELLVGIEDEFGVSIAPTELPREEMNTVNKIIAQVASRL
- the dltD gene encoding D-alanyl-lipoteichoic acid biosynthesis protein DltD, with product MRGRLRMQLGDMGPGKHLLVGVCGGLVVAAVALAVMIAALPAMGPAPSWRFYDYVYASGKSESSSFVTSNMAPGSHLVFGSSELYISKDTVPTCPQAVFGEGCADMGMTYVGEAFDQSLWQAIAAGAYANKVQDKKVMIIVSPQWFFRGSGQEGKFPSKFSYSLYQEFCDNPTISDGTKDYVRQRVLELGVDAGQVAAANRDTPADALNGLLYYQADQLSLRGKLANVIGLGTGKNADQLAGRDNGEPDWPTLLAKGRSEGAQMSTTNAYGINDSFWRRNANYDAEWHQTFDEASGEYDDLACFLQVCHESGLDPLVCIVPLHGTWYDHAGVGKDVRQYYYQRIREVCNDAGVSYADFSSCEYEPYFLCDTVHPGWVGWVRIEEAFYDFMKGRDDAFLGGGDRGVPAGLSSPDATQPAGEGTSS